From a single Phragmites australis chromosome 7, lpPhrAust1.1, whole genome shotgun sequence genomic region:
- the LOC133924812 gene encoding uncharacterized protein LOC133924812: MFYGGYAYHGSNFEQTYRCYPASFFDKPHLEGGDKVIMPPSSLDRLASLHIEYPMLFELHNDATERISHCGVLEFVAEEGMIIMPYWMMQNMLLQEGDTVRVKNATLPKGKYVKLQPHTTDFLDISNPKAILEKTLRNFSCLTTGDSIMVAYNNKQYYIDIVETKPASAVSIIETDCEVDFAPPLDYKEPEKPQQPTVPARKAPAEGRVTVVEDEPKFKPFIGSGKRLDGKTSKLQSSEVPSIARSAPSDSNKRANQQTSAPATSGASNSTRPKTGKLVFGSSASNNKEPQKVPVKDDEPSKKDKPKFQAFTGNSYSLKR; the protein is encoded by the exons ATG TTTTACGGGGGATATGCTTACCATGGCAGTAACTTTGAGCAAACTTACCGTTGTTATCCAGCATCCTTTTTTGATAAG CCACACCTGGAAGGTGGTGACAAAG TAATAATGCCACCATCTTCCCTTGATCGGCTGG CTTCCCTGCACATTGAGTACCCTATGCTATTTGAGCTGCACAACGATGCCACTGAACGGATTTCACACTGCGGTGTTTTGGAGTTTGTGGCAGAAGAAGGCATGATCATCATGCCCTATTGG ATGATGCAAAACATGCTTCTTCAAGAGGGTGACACTGTCCGTGTAAAAAACGCGACCCTTCCCAAGGGAAAATATGTGAAGTTGCAACCACACACAACTGATTTTCTGGACATCTCAAATCCAAAAGCCAT CTTGGAGAAAACTCTAAGAAATTTTTCGTGCTTAACCACGGGAGACAGCATCATGGTAGCTTATAACAACAAACAGTATTATATAGATATTGTTGAAACAAAGCCTGCCTCAGCAGTTAGCATCATTGAGACGGACTGTGAAGTGGACTTTGCACCTCCCCTTGATTATAAAGAGCCTGAGAAACCACAGCAACCTACAGTTCCTGCAAGGAAGGCACCTGCAGAAG GTAGAGTCACTGTAGTTGAAGATGAACCAAAATTTAAACCATTTATTGGTTCCGGCAAACGGTTGGATGGGAAAACCTCAAAACTACAATCATCTGAGGTTCCTTCTATTGCACGTTCTGCACCTTCAGATTCAAACAAAAGAGCAAATCAGCAAACCTCAGCACCGGCAACTTCAGGAGCTAGCAATTCCACTCGTCCGAAAACAGGAAAGCTTGTTTTTGGTTCAAGTGCAAGCAACAATAAAGAACCACAGAAG